A single genomic interval of Lathyrus oleraceus cultivar Zhongwan6 chromosome 7, CAAS_Psat_ZW6_1.0, whole genome shotgun sequence harbors:
- the LOC127103154 gene encoding uncharacterized protein LOC127103154 — MRGQDYDNGSNMKGKHQGVQKRFLDINLRAFYTPCGCHSLNLALCDMDNSCIKARNFFEVVQRIYTIFANSTKRWQILKDNVKGLTPKSLSFTHWESRVESVKAIRTQMLEFTEALLEVSENDLDPKIQNEVKSLATNGFGDFEFLMAIIIWFEILSAINYVSKLLQEKDMLIDVAMQKIKGLISYFEGYREIGFYKVLINAKEIAVELNIAPIFPQRRIIKRKRQFDENLNIPSVELSEEESFRVNYFLYLIDQAVVSLNKRFEQYQEYESIFGFLFTSHKLQSLDDATLKSCCTNFEQALKHNEQSDIDGNEFFAELKLLREMLPEETIRPTDILLFLKGFDCFPNTIIAYRILLTIHVTVASTERNFSKLKLLKTYLRSTMSQERLNGLALIAIENDILEIIKYEDLVDDFASKSVRRKALFM; from the coding sequence ATGAGAGGGCAAGATTATGATAATGGGTCCAATATGAAAGGAAAACACCAAGGTGTGCAAAAGAGATTTTTAGACATAAATCTGAGAGCCTTTTATACTCCTTGTGGTTGTCATAGTCTTAATTTGGCACTGTGTGATATGGATAACTCTTGTATTAAAGCTAGAAATTTTTTTGAAGTTGTTCAACGCATTTATACAATTTTTGCCAATTCTACTAAGAGATGGCAAATTTTGAAAGATAATGTAAAAGGGTTGACTCCAAAATCATTGTCATTCACTCATTGGGAGAGTCGTGTAGAAAGTGTCAAAGCTATAAGAACTCAAATGTTAGAATTTACAGAAGCTTTGCTTGAAGTGTCAGAAAATGATCTTGATCCTAAAATACAAAATGAAGTTAAATCCTTAGCAACAAATGGGTTTGGTGATTTTGAGTTTTTGATGGCTATAATTATTTGGTTTGAAATATTATCTGCAATTAATTATGTTAGCAAACTTTTACAGGAAAAGGATATGCTTATTGATGTTGCTATGCAAAAAATTAAGGGGTTGATTTCGTATTTTGAGGGATATAGAGAAATAGGTTTTTATAAGGTATTGATTAACGCTAAGGAAATTGCGGTGGAATTGAATATTGCCCCAATATTTCCTCAAAGGCGTATAATTAAAAGAAAAAGGCAATTTGATGAGAATTTGAATATCCCATCAGTCGAGCTATCAGAAGAAGAATCATTCAGGGTTAATTATTTTCTTTACCTTATTGATCAAGCTGTTGTTTCTCTTAATAAGAGGTTTGAGCAATACCAAGAGTATGAAAGTATTTTTGGTTTCTTGTTTACTTCTCACAAGTTACAATCATTAGATGATGCAACTTTGAAGTCTTGTTGTACTAACTTTGAGCAGGCATTGAAACATAATGAGCAATCTGATATTGATGGGAATGAATTTTTTGCAGAGTTGAAGTTACTAAGAGAAATGTTGCCTGAAGAAACCATAAGACCTActgatatattattatttttaaaaggCTTCGATTGTTTTCCTAATACAATTATTGCATATAGAATCTTATTGACTATTCATGTGACAGTTGCTTCTACAGAAAGAAATTTTTCAAAATTGAAGTTGTTAAAAACTTACTTGCGGTCTACCATGTCACAAGAAAGGCTTAATGGATTGGCATTAATAGCTATTGAAAATGATATTTTGGAGATAATAAAATATGAAGACTTAGTTGACGATTTTGCTTCAAAAAGTGTTCGTAGGAAGGCTCTTTTTATGTAG
- the LOC127103155 gene encoding uncharacterized protein LOC127103155, protein MPPKNRKFECGYDKRKKKKKIEELIQSQVGALDKFLIKEPQVSNESRYVDNIDSLSIENDNLDSVSIENDNLNSVPIKNDNLDSVPIVDEVNNDDDADDDDNVDYDIFDPRNWDRLQPNLIDLLVMKDPKRDNYIVKGPRDSLNRRFTANLYTRALTNGEVCDRDWLVYSKELDRVFYFCCEVFLNGIVRGQLTNEGYSDWVHVAERIKEHELGMEHVKNMTTWYEYRKRLQKFEKENDHWKNVLKRVISIVKFLAKHNLAFRGSKEKLYEDSNGNFLGLIEMLAEFDPIIQEHVRRVTTQKVHIHYLGHNIQNELISLLGYTIKIEIIRKIKQAKYFSVILDCTPDVSHQEQMSLIIRYVDISSASVSIEESFLGFLNVNDTSG, encoded by the coding sequence ATGCCTCCTAAGAATAGAAAATTTGAATGTGGATATGATAAAcgtaagaaaaagaaaaaaattgaagaGTTAATTCAATCTCAAGTAGGAGCGCTTGATAAATTTTTAATCAAAGAAccacaagtttcaaatgaaagtCGTTATGTTGATAATATTGATAGTTTGTCtattgaaaatgataatcttgatagtgtgtccattgaaaatgataatcttAATAGTGTGCCAATTAAAAATGATAATCTTGATAGTGTGCCAATTGTTGATGAAGTTAATAATGATGATGATGCCgatgatgatgataatgttgaTTATGATATATTTGATCCAAGAAATTGGGATCGTCTTCAACCTAATCTGATTGATTTATTAGTTATGAAAGATCCTAAAAGAGATAATTATATTGTGAAGGGTCCTAGAGATAGTTTGAATAGACGTTTTACGGCTAATTTGTATACTAGAGCTTTAACAAATGGAGAGGTGTGTGATAGAGATTGGCTTGTTTATTCGAAAGAGCTTGATAGAGTATTTTATTTTTGTTGTGAAGTTTTTTTAAATGGGATTGTTAGGGGACAATTAACAAATGAGGGTTATAGTGATTGGGTACATGTTGCTGAAAGAATTAAAGAGCACGAGTTAGGCATGGAACATGTTAAAAATATGACTACTTGGTATGAGTATCGCAAAAGGCTGCAAAAATTTGAGAAAGAAAATGATCACTGGAAAAATGTTTTAAAAAGAGTTATTTCAATAGTGAAATTTCTTGCTAAACATAATTTAGCCTTTCGTGGTTCTAAGGAGAAATTGTACGAAGATAGCAATGGAAACTTTTTGGGTTTGATTGAAATGTTAGCTGAATTTGACCCAATCATCCAAGAACATGTTAGACGTGTTACAACTCAAAAAGTTCATATTCATTATCTTGGGCATAACATACAGAATGAGTTGATTTCATTGCTTGGTTATACGATTAAAATTGAAATCATTAGAAAAATCAAACAAGCAAAGTATTTTTCAGTGATACTTGATTGTACTCCTGATGTTAGTCACCAAGAGCAGATGTCTTTGATAATAAGATATGTGGATATTTCTTCAGCTTCTGTTAGTATTGAGGAATCATTTTTAGGATTTTTGAATGTGAATGATACAAGTGGTTAG